TAGATGGTTGTGCATTTGCAGTTACCTCCGGTGATTTATCTTCACCGATTTGTTGGTAGACCGAAACCTTATCGCCTTTTGCAACTTTAACGCCTCCCGTTAAGTCTACCTTCCATTTTGTTCCTCTTTTAGGTGTAACAGAAAGCTCTGCTTTTACTGTGCCATCTTCACCCTTTAATGTTACATGGACTGTCGCTATTACAGGCTGTTTATTAACTTTAGCTTTTGCTAAATTGCCTCCGGAAATCGTTGTAGCATCGTACAATACAGGGTTAACGGTCGGTGCTTTTACAGCTACACCCACGGGTTGCCCAATAATCTCCGGTCCGATCTCTAGACCATCGTCCTGTTCATCAACAAACATTGTCTTAGGCGTTTCAGCATTAGAATTTGAAGCTTCATCTGCCTTTACGACAGGTGCCAGTAATGACAACATAATCATAAATGAAAGCAGCCCCACTGAAATCGAAATTTTCTTGGAGATATTAACATTCTCCCTGAATAGCTTCATCAATTTTGCTTTTAAATTCATTTTTTCCTTCCCCTCATATTTCTTTAATATTAACTGCGTTTTAAAAATTTTCTGTTTTATCTTATAATCACAGATATTATACCACAGTTTCAGGCATTTGTTAAGCTTTTTTGATATTATGAAAATACCCAACTCCTCCGTACGTTACGACAGATACCAATATACCGGCAATTATCACTCCAACGGTTATTGCGGGCAGTGCTCTCCTCATCCTTATGTCCAAAACAGTTGCAACCAGTGCACCTGTCCACGTTCCTGTTCCAGGTAGTGGATGGCAACAAGAATGATCAGACCGATAATTTCGTACTTATCCACTATGCTTTTTTTACTTTTTGCTCTTGATTCGAGCTTTTCGACAATATTCTCAAAGCCAGGACTAATTTTTCTCATCCAAAGAAAAAGCTTCCTAAGAAAAAGAAGGATGAACGGAATAGGTATTAAATTTCCAATAATAGCGCATGTCAGGGCTTGCTTCACGGTAATCCCTGCGGCCGCAGTTCCTGCTGCACTTGCACCTCCTGCAACTCCCTCAACGGTAGTTGCTGCTGTTGTTCCAGTAATCAGACCAATCAGTCCACCAAGAGCAGAGGTTATTGTTCCAACCGCTGTGATGACTTTTCCTATGACAACTAAAACAGGTCCTACAGTTGCTGCAATAAGAGCAATTTTTACAATGGCATCTTGCATACCAGGAGATAGACTATTCCACTTTTCATTTAATGATTTCATCATCGCGGAAAACTTTGTAAGCATTGGTGCAAGAACTGTCAGCAGTGAATTACCAACATCAGCTCCTACTATCTTTAGACTGTTCATCGAGGTCTTAAATTTATCTATTGGATCTAAGGTTTCATTAAAAGTGCTATCTACATTTCCAAGGTTATCTTTTAGGGATGTTCCAAGTTCTTCAAAGGAAAGTGAACCATTCTTACAAGCCTGGTAAATTGCAGGTCCTGCTTTCTTTCCAAATAAATCTATAGCTACTTGAAGTCCATCTGTATCACTCTTGGCATTAACCATGCTATCTTGGATATCTTTTAGTGCCTCTTTCATAGGCTTTCCGTTTGCTGTTGCATTAGAAAGTGCCTTAGATAAACCCGTCATAACCTGCGAGGTATCGGCTCCTGACATTTCAACATTGCCTAGAAAGTTTGCTGCATCTGATGCCGAAAATCCTAGTTGCTGAAGTGATGCTGAGTTTGTCACCATACTCTTCGCAAGAGTATCCATACTAATACCGGTTCTTTGCCCAACAGCATTCATGGTATCAAGGAGTGCCCCTGCATCTTCAGCTTTAAGTCCAAAGGCAGATATGACCTTTTGCGTATTATCAATAGCAGTAGATACATCTAAATTATTTAGCTGTGCAAACTTAATAAACTTTCCAGATAGCTCCTCTAACTTTTGACCTGTAAGTCCAAATCTAGTATTCACCTCACCAATTGCAGCACCTGCTGTTTCAAAGTCTGTAGGAATTGAAGTCGCAAGATTTTTCATGCTATCTTGCATTTCATTTAAGGCTTTACCTGACGCACCTGTTTTTTGGACAATTATATCCATACCAGCATCAACATCATTAAATGCCTTTAAAGAAGCAGCACCCATCGCTACGATAGGTGCTGTTATATGTGTGGATAGACCTTTGCCAACTTCAGTAGTCTTATCTCCAACTTCCTTAATCTTATCCCCTGCCTCTTTCATAGAAACAGATAATGCAGATGGTACTTTCTTTGCTTCTTCCTGAAGGGATTTCAGATTATTTTCTGTTTCAATAATTTCTCTTTGAAGAGCGTTATACTTATCTTGGCCTAGTTCTCCATTTTCTAGCTGAACTTTTGCTTGTTTGTCTGCTTCCTTTAAGGCATTTAGCTTTTCACTGGTTTCAGAGATTTCCTTTTGCAATAGTTGCTGTTTTTGAGCAAGTAATTTAGCATTGGAAGGATCAAGTTTTAATAGTCTATTTACGTCACGAAGCTGTGACTGGGTGCTTTTTATAGTAGAGTTTACACCTTTTAAGGCTTTGTCTAGACCTGTTGTATCTCCGCCAATCTCAACCGTAATACCTTTTATTCTATTGGCCACTTTAACCCCTCCTTTCCTAAAAATGGGCATGAAAAAAGACATCTACTTTCGTAAATGTCTTAGTTATATATTTTATTCAATTCGACAAACTGGGATTTGTGATTAATATCTATTTCCACTTTTATCAAAAGTCTTCTTTAAAGCTCTTTCAGTGAAAATCATAATTACAATAAAACTCATCATTTGAATAATTGTAATAGCAAGTCCTATCCACCCTATTGTATCTATTGGCTTGCCAAAAAACATCGGCATTATTGTAATCGCTAAAATCAGTGCTGGAAAAAACATATACAGAGATATTTTCGCACAATATTTTTGCGAGAAATCCCATGTATCTTGATTTTTCATAGAGCGTGATGTCCTATATCCACTTGCATTATGAATTGTTTTAAATCTTGGGCATAGATACCATGTTAATAATAAAGCAGCCGGTATCAATAATGTTACTATGAACATAAAAATCCAGAACCCCATAATTCACCTCCACAAATTTTAATTTGTGCAATATATTATATCATTGATTTAAAAGTTCAAAAACCCTAGAATTTATCAAACTCAGCTTGGCCAG
This genomic window from Solobacterium moorei contains:
- a CDS encoding SdpI family protein encodes the protein MGFWIFMFIVTLLIPAALLLTWYLCPRFKTIHNASGYRTSRSMKNQDTWDFSQKYCAKISLYMFFPALILAITIMPMFFGKPIDTIGWIGLAITIIQMMSFIVIMIFTERALKKTFDKSGNRY